One Marinibacterium anthonyi genomic region harbors:
- the phnF_1 gene encoding putative transcriptional regulator PhnF, translating into MLRTDPPQPGRADRPVWRDCLAHFRREIREGRIAPGTRLPSLAQLETRFDLTRFGARQLIDAMKAEGLVQSWHGRGTYVAERPIHYRISSRTRFSTNVTGEGRTGKVDMLDRGMRKAQGSVARMLGIDPGTPVPFALLLGYLDDRPAVLGQHSFAPDLPEDVLDVLEACDGSVSRTMARLGLPEFRRDTTLIEARLPSRHEALTLDVPPSQPVIVTTALNVDGGGRKLEISKAVARADLIAFVVPAMGAGGIGSGTG; encoded by the coding sequence ATGTTGCGCACCGATCCCCCGCAGCCGGGCCGGGCGGACCGCCCGGTCTGGCGCGATTGCCTGGCCCATTTCCGGCGCGAGATTCGCGAAGGCCGCATCGCCCCGGGCACGCGGCTGCCATCGCTGGCCCAGCTGGAAACACGGTTCGACCTGACGCGGTTCGGCGCGCGCCAGCTGATCGACGCGATGAAGGCCGAAGGGCTGGTGCAAAGCTGGCATGGGCGCGGCACCTATGTCGCCGAACGGCCCATCCACTACCGGATTTCGTCCAGGACCCGGTTCAGCACCAATGTCACCGGCGAGGGGCGGACCGGCAAGGTCGACATGCTGGACCGGGGGATGCGCAAGGCGCAGGGATCGGTGGCGCGGATGCTGGGGATCGACCCCGGCACGCCGGTGCCCTTCGCGCTGCTGCTGGGCTATCTGGACGACCGGCCGGCGGTTCTGGGCCAGCACAGTTTCGCCCCCGATCTGCCCGAGGACGTGCTGGACGTGCTGGAGGCCTGCGATGGAAGTGTCAGCCGGACGATGGCCCGGCTGGGCCTGCCCGAGTTCCGGCGCGACACGACGCTGATCGAAGCGCGCCTGCCGAGCCGGCACGAGGCGCTGACGCTGGACGTGCCGCCGTCGCAGCCGGTGATCGTGACGACGGCGCTGAACGTGGATGGCGGGGGCCGCAAGCTTGAGATTTCCAAGGCCGTCGCGCGCGCCGACCTGATCGCCTTCGTGGTCCCCGCCATGGGGGCGGGGGGGATCGGGTCGGGGACCGGGTAG
- the gatA_10 gene encoding Glutamyl-tRNA(Gln) amidotransferase subunit A encodes MEIWKLSAVEIAAKVRSKELSATEVTEAHLARIEDVNGAINTVVQDLSKEAVATAKAIDARIAAGEDAGPMAGVPVTIKVNVDQQGYATTNGLKLFENLVAKSDSPVVSNLKKAGAIVVGRTNTPAMSLRWFTKNTVHGQTLNPRNRDITPGGSSGGAAASVASGMAPVGHGSDIAGSIRYPAYACGLHGLRPTVGRIPAWNASGPDRYMGAQIMAVSGPITRTMGDLDLSFRAMMQRDARDPWHVAMPYDSGAFDKRCALALAPDGMPVAEPVKAALLAAAKVLEDAGWIVEEVDCPPIRAAAEINATLWMAETGFSAANVLAEEDEPDSLFVFDQMSKDAGAADLLTVMEAFKRRVGLMRAWEAFFDTYPLVLCPVSGELPFDQQADVASEESFARVYEAQLTQRGLPALGMPALSVATGSADGRPVGVQLVAARWREDLLIKAGTVIEAAGPVPGVSDPFGL; translated from the coding sequence TCCGCAGCAAGGAGCTTTCGGCCACCGAAGTGACCGAGGCCCACCTGGCCCGGATCGAGGATGTGAACGGCGCGATCAACACCGTGGTGCAGGACCTGAGCAAGGAAGCGGTCGCCACCGCCAAGGCCATCGACGCACGGATCGCCGCCGGGGAAGACGCAGGCCCGATGGCCGGGGTGCCGGTGACGATCAAGGTCAATGTCGACCAGCAGGGCTATGCCACCACCAACGGGCTGAAGCTGTTCGAAAACCTGGTGGCGAAATCCGACAGCCCCGTGGTGTCGAACCTGAAGAAGGCCGGCGCCATCGTCGTCGGGCGCACCAACACGCCCGCCATGTCGCTGCGCTGGTTCACCAAGAACACCGTGCACGGCCAGACGCTGAACCCCCGCAACCGCGACATCACGCCGGGCGGGTCTTCGGGCGGGGCGGCGGCGTCGGTGGCGTCGGGCATGGCGCCGGTGGGCCACGGATCGGACATTGCCGGGTCGATCCGCTATCCGGCCTATGCCTGCGGGCTGCACGGGCTGCGCCCCACCGTGGGGCGGATCCCGGCGTGGAACGCGTCGGGCCCCGATCGGTACATGGGGGCACAGATCATGGCCGTGTCGGGCCCGATCACCCGGACGATGGGCGATCTGGACCTGTCCTTCCGGGCGATGATGCAGCGCGATGCCCGCGACCCCTGGCACGTGGCGATGCCCTATGACAGCGGCGCCTTCGACAAGCGCTGCGCCCTGGCGCTGGCCCCCGACGGGATGCCCGTGGCCGAACCGGTAAAGGCCGCGCTGCTGGCCGCCGCCAAGGTGCTGGAAGACGCCGGCTGGATCGTCGAAGAGGTCGACTGCCCCCCCATCCGCGCCGCGGCCGAGATCAACGCGACGCTCTGGATGGCGGAAACCGGGTTTTCCGCCGCCAATGTATTGGCCGAAGAGGACGAACCGGATTCGCTGTTCGTTTTCGACCAGATGTCGAAGGACGCGGGGGCGGCCGACCTGCTGACGGTGATGGAGGCGTTCAAGCGCCGCGTCGGGCTGATGCGCGCATGGGAGGCGTTCTTTGACACCTACCCGCTGGTCCTGTGCCCGGTGTCGGGCGAACTGCCGTTCGATCAGCAGGCGGATGTCGCCTCCGAGGAGAGTTTCGCGCGCGTCTACGAGGCCCAGCTGACCCAGCGCGGCCTGCCGGCGCTGGGGATGCCCGCGCTAAGCGTCGCCACGGGGTCCGCCGATGGCCGCCCCGTGGGCGTGCAGCTGGTCGCGGCGCGCTGGCGCGAGGACCTTCTGATCAAGGCCGGCACCGTCATCGAGGCCGCAGGCCCGGTGCCCGGCGTGTCCGACCCCTTCGGCCTGTAA